A genome region from Halorussus pelagicus includes the following:
- the rpl12p gene encoding 50S ribosomal protein P1 gives MEYVYAALILNESGEEINEENLTNVLDAAGVDVEESRVKALVAALEDVDIEEAVEQAAAVPAGGAAAGGAAAESGADEESADEEGGDEEEETEADDGDDDEDEDADGEGLGELFG, from the coding sequence ATGGAATACGTTTACGCTGCACTCATCCTGAACGAATCGGGCGAAGAGATCAACGAAGAGAACCTCACCAACGTGCTCGACGCCGCAGGCGTCGATGTCGAGGAATCCCGTGTCAAGGCGCTTGTCGCCGCGCTCGAGGATGTTGACATCGAGGAAGCGGTCGAGCAGGCTGCGGCCGTACCCGCTGGCGGAGCCGCCGCAGGCGGCGCTGCCGCAGAGAGCGGTGCCGACGAAGAGTCCGCCGACGAGGAAGGCGGCGACGAAGAGGAAGAGACCGAAGCGGACGACGGCGACGACGACGAGGACGAAGACGCAGACGGCGAAGGTCTCGGCGAACTCTTCGGTTAA
- a CDS encoding cobalamin B12-binding domain-containing protein, whose amino-acid sequence MSADSEQQSIRCLVAKVGLDGHDRGAHVIARAFRDAGFEVIYSGLHNAPDEIVQAAVQEDVNVLGISILSGAHNTLVPKIIEGLKEYDAFEDTLILVGGVVPDDDKAELKELGVAEVFGPGTPMEETIEFVRENAPQR is encoded by the coding sequence ATGAGCGCAGATTCCGAACAGCAGTCGATTCGCTGCCTCGTCGCCAAAGTCGGACTTGACGGGCACGACCGCGGCGCACACGTCATCGCGCGGGCGTTCCGCGACGCCGGGTTCGAGGTCATTTACTCGGGGCTTCACAACGCGCCCGACGAAATCGTGCAGGCGGCGGTCCAAGAGGACGTGAACGTGCTGGGCATCTCCATCCTCTCGGGTGCCCACAACACGCTCGTCCCCAAAATCATCGAGGGTCTCAAGGAGTACGACGCCTTCGAGGACACCCTCATCCTCGTCGGCGGGGTCGTCCCCGACGACGACAAGGCGGAACTCAAGGAACTGGGCGTCGCCGAGGTGTTCGGTCCCGGCACGCCGATGGAGGAGACCATCGAGTTCGTCCGCGAGAACGCCCCGCAGCGATGA
- the meaB gene encoding methylmalonyl Co-A mutase-associated GTPase MeaB: protein MSGEPDHAELLEELLAGKHRALARTITKIENRAPGYRNLVSQLHQHTGDAEVIGITGSPGAGKSTLVDKMANYYRERGETVGVIAVDPSSPFTGGAVLGDRIRMASNVGDMDVFFRSMSARGTLGGLSTATTDAVKALDAFGKDKILIETVGAGQNEIDIVKSADTVTVLVPPGSGDDVQMLKAGILEIADVFVVNKADLAGADRTVQELREMVHMQQDNTASLATGHHGAGATSDERDEGDDADDETDSWDPQIVETVAKDGEGVETLVETLADHADYLAESGLLEEKARMRYAEEIRNLLRDDVGTLLEDEIERQGGIEAFAQQVLERETDPYSVADEVIGPLEDCLEE from the coding sequence ATGAGCGGTGAACCCGACCACGCCGAACTGCTCGAAGAACTGCTGGCGGGCAAGCACCGCGCGCTGGCCCGTACCATCACCAAAATCGAGAACCGCGCGCCGGGGTACCGAAACCTCGTCTCGCAACTCCACCAGCACACCGGCGACGCCGAGGTCATCGGCATCACGGGCAGTCCCGGCGCTGGCAAATCGACGCTTGTGGACAAGATGGCCAACTACTACCGCGAGCGCGGCGAGACGGTTGGCGTCATCGCGGTTGACCCCTCTTCGCCGTTCACGGGTGGTGCCGTCCTCGGCGACCGCATCCGGATGGCGAGCAACGTCGGCGACATGGACGTGTTCTTCCGGTCGATGTCGGCCCGCGGTACGCTCGGCGGCCTCTCGACCGCGACCACGGACGCGGTGAAGGCGCTCGACGCCTTTGGCAAGGACAAGATACTCATCGAGACGGTCGGCGCTGGCCAGAACGAGATAGACATCGTGAAGTCCGCCGACACGGTCACGGTGCTGGTCCCACCGGGAAGCGGCGACGACGTGCAGATGCTCAAAGCGGGCATCCTCGAAATCGCCGACGTGTTCGTCGTCAACAAGGCCGACCTCGCGGGCGCGGACCGAACCGTGCAGGAACTCCGCGAGATGGTCCACATGCAACAGGACAACACGGCGAGTCTCGCCACGGGCCACCACGGCGCGGGCGCGACCAGCGACGAGCGCGACGAAGGAGACGACGCCGACGACGAGACCGATAGCTGGGACCCCCAAATCGTGGAGACCGTCGCCAAGGACGGCGAGGGCGTCGAGACGCTGGTCGAGACGCTCGCGGACCACGCCGACTACCTCGCCGAGTCGGGCCTGCTCGAAGAGAAGGCCCGGATGCGCTACGCCGAGGAGATTCGCAATCTGCTCCGCGACGACGTGGGCACCCTGCTGGAGGACGAAATCGAGCGACAGGGCGGCATCGAAGCGTTCGCCCAACAGGTCCTCGAACGCGAGACCGACCCCTACTCGGTCGCAGACGAGGTTATCGGCCCGCTCGAAGACTGCCTCGAAGAGTAG
- a CDS encoding 50S ribosomal protein L10, which translates to MSAERKTETIPQWKKAEVDDIVDLIEGYSSVGIVNVTGIPSRQLQTMRRNLHGSAELRISRNTLLSRALDEVDEGMEELKQYVSGEVGLIGTNDNPFGLYQELEASKSPAPISAGEVAPNDILIPEGDTGVDPGPFVGELQSIGASARIMEGSIHVTEDSVVAEEGDEVSEEVANVLAELGMEPKEVGLDLRGVFSDGVLFESDELAIDVEEYRADVQAAAARARNLSVNAVYPTAQTAPTLVRKAEGEAKSLGLQAEIESPDVVPDLVSKADGQVRALAAQIDDEEALPEELSNVEAPAAGAAIEESSDEETESDTETEDADAEDEEDDGDDEDGGDALGEMFG; encoded by the coding sequence ATGTCGGCCGAACGCAAGACCGAGACAATCCCCCAGTGGAAAAAGGCCGAGGTTGACGACATCGTTGACCTCATTGAAGGCTACAGCAGTGTCGGCATCGTCAACGTGACGGGCATCCCGTCGCGCCAGCTACAGACGATGCGGCGCAACCTCCACGGAAGCGCCGAACTGCGTATCAGCCGGAACACGCTGCTCTCGCGCGCCCTCGACGAAGTCGATGAGGGTATGGAAGAGCTGAAGCAGTACGTCTCCGGCGAAGTCGGACTCATCGGCACGAACGACAACCCGTTCGGGCTGTATCAGGAACTCGAAGCCTCGAAGAGTCCGGCTCCGATTAGCGCTGGCGAGGTCGCGCCCAACGACATCCTCATCCCCGAGGGTGACACGGGCGTTGACCCTGGCCCGTTCGTGGGCGAACTCCAGAGCATCGGCGCTTCGGCCCGCATCATGGAAGGGTCCATCCACGTCACCGAGGACAGCGTCGTCGCCGAGGAAGGCGACGAGGTGTCCGAGGAAGTGGCCAACGTCCTCGCAGAACTCGGCATGGAGCCGAAGGAAGTGGGACTGGACCTTCGCGGTGTCTTCTCCGACGGTGTCCTGTTCGAGTCCGACGAACTGGCCATCGATGTCGAGGAGTACCGCGCGGACGTGCAGGCCGCCGCGGCCCGCGCCCGCAACCTCTCGGTCAACGCGGTCTACCCGACCGCCCAGACCGCGCCGACGCTCGTCCGGAAGGCCGAGGGCGAGGCCAAGAGCCTCGGTCTGCAGGCCGAAATCGAGAGTCCGGACGTTGTGCCGGACCTCGTGAGCAAGGCGGACGGACAGGTTCGCGCGCTCGCCGCGCAAATCGACGACGAGGAGGCACTGCCCGAGGAGCTTTCTAACGTCGAAGCTCCCGCCGCAGGTGCCGCCATCGAGGAATCGAGCGACGAAGAAACCGAATCCGACACCGAGACCGAGGACGCCGACGCCGAAGACGAGGAAGACGACGGCGACGACGAGGACGGCGGCGACGCACTCGGCGAGATGTTCGGATAA